One Catharus ustulatus isolate bCatUst1 chromosome 2, bCatUst1.pri.v2, whole genome shotgun sequence genomic window carries:
- the OTC gene encoding LOW QUALITY PROTEIN: ornithine transcarbamylase, mitochondrial (The sequence of the model RefSeq protein was modified relative to this genomic sequence to represent the inferred CDS: substituted 1 base at 1 genomic stop codon) → MLFNGRNFISIANLARTSKQLPRQFCCAFPLISGKHLYDSVSLSCFSDMDNREESKFLGGHSNKTDSSRGQEQISSPTFCLQPVKHHMTTAMPLLSHVLKILKDGMAKTTHFLLFXHRYGTPAQMSVHLKGRDLLSLQSYTADELKYLLWMASDLKQRIKHKGEYLPLMQGKSLAMIFEKRSTRTRLSAETGFALLGGHPSFLTTQDIHLGTNESLTDTARVLSSMTNAILARVYNHNDLDLMAKEATIPVINGLSDLYHPLQILADYLTLQEHYGGLKGLTMAWIGDGNNVLQSLMASAAKLGMHLRIATPRGFEPDLRITKITEQNSKEYGTKLLLTTDPLEAADSANVLITDTWISMGQEEEKKERLKAFQGYQITMQTAKSAASNWTFLHCLPRKPEEVDDEVFYSPQSLVFQEAENRKWTIMAVMVSLLTDYSPQLQKPTF, encoded by the exons ATGCTGTTTAATGGGAGGAATTTCATCAGCATTGCAAACCTGGCAAGGACCAGCAAGCAGCTGCCGCGACAGTTTTG CTGTGCCTTCCCCCTGATTTCAGGAAAGCACCTGTACGACAGTGTTTCACTAAGCTGCTTCTCAG ATATGGATAACAGGGAAGAGAGCAAATTTCTTGGAGGTCATAGCAATAAAACAGACTCTTCAAGAGGTCAGGAGCAGATCTCTAGTCCAACTTTCTGCTTGCAGCCTGTAAAACACCATATGACAACAGCTATGCCTTTGCTTAGCCATGTCTTGAAAATACTTAAGGATG GAATGGCAAAAACTACccattttttgctcttttgaCACAGGTATGGGACACCAGCTCAAATGAGCGTTCATCTGAAAGGTCGGGACCTCCTCTCTCTACAGAGCTACACAGCTGATGAACTGAAGTATTTGCTGTGGATGGCATCAGATTTGAAACAAAGGATAAAGCACAAAGGAGAG TATTTACCTTTGATGCAAGGCAAATCTTTGGCCATGATTTTTGAGAAGAGAAGCACAAGAACAAGATTATCTGCAGAAACAG GATTTGCTCTCCTTGGAGGacatccttccttccttacAACACAAGATATACATCTGGGCACTAATGAGAGTCTCACAGATACAGCAAG GGTGCTGTCCAGCATGACAAATGCAATCTTGGCTCGAGTTTATAACCACAATGATCTGGACCTAATGGCAAAAGAAGCCACAATCCCAGTAATCAATGGATTGTCCGATTTATACCATCCTCTTCAGATTTTGGCTGATTACCTAACTCTTCAG GAGCACTATGGAGGGCTGAAGGGGCTCACCATGGCCTGGATTGGGGATGGCAACAACGTCCTGCAGTCCCTGATGGCGAGCGCCGCCAAGCTGGGGATGCACCTGCGGATTGCCACGCCCAGG GGCTTTGAACCAGACCTCAGGATAACTAAAATAACTGAACAGAACTCCAAAGAG TATGGTACCAAGTTACTTCTCACAACAGACCCTTTGGAAGCTGCAGACAGTGCCAATGTCTTAATTACAGACACATGGATAAGCATGGGAcaagaagaggagaagaaagaaagactAAAGGCCTTTCAAGGTTATCAGATTACAATGCAG ACTGCCAAATCTGCTGCTTCCAACTGGACTTTTTTACATTGTTTACCCAGAAAACCTGAAGAAGTTGATGATGAAGTATTTTATTCTCCACAGTCATTGGTTTTCCAGGaggctgaaaacagaaaatggacAATTATg GCTGTCATGGTTTCCCTGCTGACTGATTACTCACCACAGCTACAAAAACCCACATTTTAA